Genomic segment of Paenibacillus sp. FSL R5-0623:
TCGTTCATGCTGACAGCCACTATTCCGCAAGATGTGCTGAGCGCACCGCTGGAACAATACAACGTATGGTTATGGATGGTGACCTTCATGTCGGTTGTGATCATTATTGTCTTCTCATTTTCGATCTACAGATCGATTCACCAACCCTTAGCGGTGCTCATTCGAGGATTCAGGATGGCAGAGCAGGGCCAGACAAGCGTACATATTCCTTCATCCAGAAGGGATGAATTCGGCTATTTGTACTCTCGATTCAATCATATGATAGAGCGCTTACATATTTTGATCGATGAGAATTATGTTGCACGGATTCGAACAAGTGAAGCCGAACTCAAGCACCTGCAATCCCAGATTCAACCTCACTTTCTATACAACAGTCTATTCAGCATCAAGCAAATGGCCGAAGTGGAGAATGTGGAGCTCATTCAGGAATTCACTGACTACCTGGGTCAATATTTCAGGTATATGTCCCGTGATTCTCATACGGAAGTATCGTTGGGGGCTGAGATTGACCATGCGCTGGTCTATGCGTCCATTCAAAAAATCCGGTTTGGAACGAGGATTCAATTGGAATTGGAGGATCTGGATGCAAGGTACAGAGTTATTTCTGTTCCCAGAGTCATGATTCAGCCGATCGTAGAGAATGTGTTTGAGCATGCACTAGCCAAACGTAGCCAGGGAGGTATTCTACAGGTTTCGTACCAAAAGGATCAGGATAACCTGTCTATTCGCATCGAGGATGACGGGGATCAGTTAACCGACGCAACATTGAATTACTTGCAATCCTCCTTCGAAGAGACAGATCGGAAACATGGAAACGAAGAGATAACCGGGCTCATGAATGTGAATCAGCGATTAAGAATCAAATTCGGGGCTGTCTATGGTCTTACAGCACAGCGAAGTGAGCTCGGTGGGTTGTGCATTATAGTGAAGATTCCATGGAAAGGGGAGTAGGATTATGCAGCGGATGCTTATTGTCGATGATGAACCTGTTATTCTGGACGGACTGTATGCGTTCTTTCAAAAAGCAAATCTTCAGGACATGGAGATAATCAAGGCATACTCTGCCTATGAAGCTATTGATTGGTTGAACTCGGTAAAGATTGATATTGTACTCAGCGATATCTGTATGCCTGGCATGGATGGCATGCAGTTGATTGAGCAGATTATGGACCGGTGGCCACGATGCAAAGTTCTATTACTGACGGGACATAACGAATTCGATTATGCACACCAAGCCATTCGAAATCCTTGCGTTGTTGATTACCTGTTAAAGACAGAGGGCATGAACCACATTCGGGCTGCAGTAGAACGGGCATTAGCACAGATCTCGGAAGAGAATGATTTTCGCTACCAAGCTGCCTGGTTTCGCAGTAAATTACCGCGAGCGCTGCCCCAGTTACAGCGTCAATTGCTGCTGGATGTGCTTAAGCGAACGGATAGACATGATACCGTTTCACTTCAAGAAGAACTGGATGCTGTGCAGCTACCTTTCGAATCCGATCAACTCGTTATTCCAGTGATCATCCGGGTAGAAGAATGGAACAACTATCAATCCCAGGCGGATCGCAGTCTAATCCGCTATGCCGTTGCCAATGTTGCGGAGGAGCTGCTGCAAGACAAGGCCAGGGTGAAGGCGATTGATCTGGACACTCAGGTCATCGCGTGTTTTATTCAATCGCAAGAGGCGCATTCGTCACACGTATCTAATACGCAAGGGGAACGAGGGAGTCAGCTGGACAGCTGGAACCAGACCCTTTGTTTTGTCTATGGCACACTGGAGTCTGTGCAGCAATCCTGTGCGGACTGCCTGAACCTGTCTGTATCCATTATGGTCAGCGAGCAAGCGTTAGAGTGGAGCAGGGTTAATCAGGCGATCGCGCAGTTACGCCTGTCGATTCATGAGAGCCCCGGGTTTGGGATGGAGAAGCTCTTGCGTGTAAATATCCAGGATGAATTGCCATACACCCCTAGCATTATGAATCAACAGGGTGTTGTAACGCTGCATCTGGATCAGATCAAACAGCGAATAACCGCCGGGGATCGGGAATGGATAGAGTCCTTCCATAAATGGACCGAGGCGGCGAAGGAGGGACTTCCGGATCCATTCTTTCGCATGAAAACATATACGGGTGCAGCGAGTGTACTCATTGAAGTCCTGCATGAACTAGGGTTATATGAATCGGCAATGGAAGAAATATCGCTGTCTCGAATGTTACATTTTGATATTCATACCGCATGGACCGATCTGGTCATCTTTTATCAATCGGCATACGAATGGATGATCTCCAAACGAAGCGATGCCCGCGTGAACGACCAATCACAGATTCTGATTACGATCCATCAATACATCAAGCACCATCTGGAGGATGACCTCTCACTCACACGGATCGCACAGGAAGTCTCTCTTAACCCTTCTTATCTGTCACGATGGTATAAACGAATTACAGGTAAAGGCATATCCGACTACATCCATGACCGTAGAGTGGAGCGAAGCAAAGAGTTGCTTCTGGGTTCTTCTTGCAAGATGCATGAAATATCTGCGAAGGTTGGATTTAGTGATCAGCATTATTTTTATCGTTTCTTCAAAAAAGCAACAGGCTGCACTCCTCAAGAGTATCGGGATCAGAAAAGTTAAATGATATCTCAAATGGTAAATCAAAGATACCAGATGTCAACGGGATACACTCGAAGTGATAGCGCTTTCTTTGTAATATAAAAACATATATAAGATGAGTCAAATTAAACCATGAACGGAGAAAGCAGAAAAAACCTGAAGAAGCGGAGCTAAAAGCTTTCTTTGGAAAGCTACTTCGTAAGCATTAACTCGCCTTTATCAACAGATTTCTCCCTTGGAAAAAGGGATAAAGGAAATCTGGGGATAACAGTGATCGGAAGGTTATTCTGCTATCGGAGTGGATGTTTAATATTTAAAGTTCATCTTATATACCTCACGGGAGGAGAAAAAAGGGGGATTCGCATGAATATATCATTCAAGAAGTTCTCATTATTAACATTAACCATGGTGCTGGCCACCACGCTTGCTGCCTGTTCGTCTGGTGCGGGAAGTGCCGAGAATGAAGCAGCGCCGAACACACAGCAGGATGCGGGAGGACCACTTACGAAATATGACCCACCCATCAAGTTGACCTCAACCATGAATGAAACGAGCAATGAATCATTGGCTCAAGGGGATACACATGCCAAGAACGTTTGGACCAAGGGGTACAAGGAAGAATTAGGTATTGATGTTACCTATGAGTGGATTGTCCCGGATGCCAATTACAATGATAAGATGAACGTCACCCTGGCAAGTGGCGATTTACCAGATATTCTGAAAGTGAGTGCTGTACAGTTTGAGCAGCTGCATGAAGCGGGGATGTTGGAAGATCTGACCGGGGTATACGATAAGTACGCATCCGATCTGGTTAAGGAATTTATGTCTGCTGAGGATGGTGCAGGTTTAAAGCCGGTAACCAAGGACGGTAAAATATATGCCATGGTGAGTTTCCCAGGCTCACTTGATTCTTCGGATATGATCTGGATTCGTCAGGACTGGCTGAAGAACGTGGGACTGGAAGCGCCAAAGTCCATGCAGGACATCATTAAGATAGCAGAAGCTTTTACGTTTGAAGATCCAGATAGTAATGGGAAAGATGACACGTATGGTATTGCTTTACACAAGGATTTGCCGATTAATGCTTTCCTGCTGGGTTATCATGGTTATCTTGAAACCTGGATTAAGGATGCTTCAGGTCAGGTTGTGAATGGTACCGTTCAGCCTGAAGTGAAGGAAGGGCTTCGCGAACTGCAAAATCTGTATCAGAAGGGCGTTATTGATCCTGAGTTTGGCGTAAAAGATTTTGCGAAAATGATGGAGGATGTCAACGCGGGTAAATCAGGCATCTTCTTCTTACCCCAATGGGCTCCGTTCCAGGTTAGCAGCATGATCAAGAAGGATAAGAACGTGGATTGGATGCCTTATCCGGTTCAGTCGATTGATGATCAGCCTGCCAAAACACAGAATCACCTTAGCTTGGCCGGCATATTCGCTGTACGTAAAGGGTATGAGCACCCCGAGGCATTGATTAAGTTGTTGAATTTTCAAACCGAGAAAATGTTCGGTGAGTCTGCCAAGAAAGATCGTGCTGCGTATTTGAACGGCTTAACCGGACTCGGGTTTCTTAATGCGACTGTATCCAATCTGCCTGCCAACAAAAACGTAAAAGCACAGGAGGAGGTCGAGCAAGCACTCAAAACGGGAGAAACTTCAGGATTAGGACTTGAAGCAAAGCTGTTCTACGATGATATTATGGATTACCGTAGTGGAAATCTTGATAAATGGCATATGGAGCGAATTTTTGGTCCGGAAAGCTCGCAAGGTGTCATTAAATATTATCGGGATAACGATCTGATTGTTATGGATGAATTTATCTACGCACCGACGAGAACGATGAATACCAAACAGGCAACACTCGATAAACTGAGAGCCGAGACGTTTCTGAAAATCATCTATGGTAACTTATCAATTAACGAGTTTGATAATTTTGTAGCCAATTGGAAGAAACTTGGCGGGGATCAGATCACACAAGAAGTGAACGATACCATCGCAGCTAACCAATAAAAGGATTGAACTTCATAAGATCAAAGAAAAAATAGAAAATGGTGCGCTCCCCTAAGGAGAGGCACCATTTTTTGGGGCAAATTATTTTCGTTTCAATAACAGAACCCCACTGATTTCAGACGTTTTGTAGCGGTATACCACTTTGAATCCAATATCATTGTCCAGCAAGCAGTTCAGTGCATTGATCAGCCGTGCACCAGGAACCAGTGTGAATGTACATGGAGATGTATTACCAATCACACGTACACTTTGGATTCTGCGCGCAGAACCGGGAATGAGCGGATTTCTAGACCAGTAGATTAATACCAGATCCGGTTGTGGAACAGCATTGACACGAGCCATACTAATCATCTCTTTTCTATTAAAGGTTCTTAATAGTAGATGAAAAGTAGAGGAAAGGGTGTTAGACGGAAGACATGATGTTTAATAAATAGACTCTACTTATTCGTTGAGTGCTGTTTGGATGGCAGCTTGTCCCCTGGCGTTCCCTTGCCGTTGTTTTTATTGTGACGCTCTTTTTCGGCATTTTCGTTAACTTTCTTCACAAAATCTTGAGTACTTTCCATTGTAAATTACAGCTCCTTCCATAAGCAAAATGTGTATTCCGATTGTTAATATAACCACTGGCAAGTGATTTTATTTTGGTGACATCGCTAAATTTAATTCTGATTCCACATTCCTAGGTCAGTTGGGACATACTGGACATGGGAGGTTCATGCATCTAAACTAGATAGACCAGACACACTAAGAAGGGATGCGCAGATCCATACCATGTTGCAGAAATTCGGGTTTACACAATATGAAAGTCAGGTATACGAGGCTATATTCGCGCAGGATGAACCACTTGATGCCACATCGATTGTAAATTACTCCAACGTTCCCAAAGCCAAGATCTATGAAGTGCTTAATCGCCTGATCGACAAGGGAACGGTGCTGACAACGATGGATGGGAAGAAGAAACTATATATGGCGGTGGATCTTCAGTCCATCATTCATAAGATCAAGGCTGATTTTGAGAAAGATATTGAGGAATTGAAGAGTTACAAAATCAAACGTACATTCACCGATGAACATATCTGGACGTTAAAAGATGAGTCGTCCATCGCATCGAATATCGAACAGCTTATCGAGGAAGCAGATTCATCGATTCTTTTTCTCGCCTGGAATGAGCGAATGGAGAAATATCGTGAACTGCTGGAGCAGAAGGAAAAGCAGGGCGTATACGTTGAAGTACTTGCCGTTGGGGGCATGGAGACATCCTTAAACCGGATATACTCGTTAATCCCATTGCTAGATGCGCCGGAACCTTCACAGCTGCTTATTGTAGATCATGCATATCTGCTGTTTGCCGGTGTGGAGCATGATTCATGGCGAGCGATCAAGACGATGTCCAAACCGATTGTTAAAGCGATGACGGATTATTTCTACCATGATGTTGCCCTTACTCAGATTACCAAAAAATACGGTGACCAACTATTACAGGATGCGGAAATCGAGCGACTGCTTACCAGGTTGATCTATTAAAACTATTCTCTCGCAGGATAGTTTTTTTTGTTATATTTTTATTTGAAAAAAACATGAAAATAACTATTGAAACTTTCATTTTTATAGGTTACTATCGTAGTTGTAACTTTTTGAGGAGGATTCAACATGAATAAGAAAGTATATGTGCTCGCTATCGCAGCATTTGTGGTTGGAACCGTTGAACTGATCTTGGGCGGAATTCTGGACCTGATTGCTACGGATCTTCATCTTTCCCTGGCGAAAGCCGGGTATTTAATCTCTATTTTCTCACTTGTCTATGCGTTGTCTGCACCGATTTTATTAAATATGACGGCTAGATTCGAGCGTAAAAAAGTATATATGTGTACGCTGTTTGTATTTCTGATCAGTAATCTGGTCTCCGCGTTCAGTACCAGCTTTTATATGCTGATGGCGGGTAGAGCGCTTGGAGCCGCGACGGGTTCACTTATTTTTGTGCTCTCTCTAACCCTTGCAGCGCGCATTGTGGAACCACAATATAAAGGACGCGCCGTAGGGATTATTACCATGGGAGGTAGTGCATCACTTATCCTGGGTGTACCTCTGGGTATCTTTGTAGGCAACTTGGTAGGCTGGCGTGAGGTGTTTATGTTGATCGCTGTTCTAACCGCAGTGGTTATGATGGCCATCTGGATTGCGATGGACCGTGTTCAGCCTATTCCTGCCGTATCTCTGAAGAAACAGCTTACGGCTCTGTGGAATCCTAAAATGTTGGCAATCCATGCTACGACTTTACTTGTGCTTGCGGGTCATTTGACTTTATATGCATATTTCACACCATTCTTGCAAGAAACGCTGGGTGCCAGCGCCACGATGGTTACCTTTATCTATATGATGTTTGGGATCGCTGCTGTTGCAGGTGGAGGCATAGGTGGCATGTTATCCGATCGTCTGCATCCTGCTAAAGCCATTGTGATTGTGCTGATTCCCTTTATCGTAAGTATGGCTGTCATTCCGTTCAGTGTGGGATTGCCTTTGATCGCCTTCTTGCTGCTGTTAAGTATCTGGAGTGCACTGAGCTGGACCGTTACGCCTGTGCAGAATAGCCTCATAATCAAAACTTCGCCGGAAACAGCTGAAACGCTAATCAGCACCAACTCAGGTATTGCACATGCAGGTATTGCACTGGGTACTTATATCGGTGGCATGGTAATTGATCATTCATCGATTCTGAACACTGGATGGGTTGGTTCTATTCTGATTTTGCTTGGTTTGGTGTCTGCCATCTATGCCATTAGCGTTAAGGAAAAAACCGTTCAGGCGGTTGCTTAGAATAAAGAAATTGGAGATTGGTCAAAAGGCTTGAACCTCTGCATTCCCATAGTCTAATGGGTGTAGAGGTTTTTTTATTGTTGATACGCTAGAGTACACGTCAGAAGAATAAACCATTTTCATATGGAGCAAAACTTGCTTTATTCATGGTAATCTATATAATTAAAATAGTTTTAAAAAGTATTATTTAATGTTTAGTTACATGATGTTATTGAGGGAGCGGTGATCATGACTACGAAGACGGAGAAACAAAAAATGCTGGATGGCGAGCTGTACATGGCTTCGGATCTTCAATTGTCTGAGGACAGAGAGTATGCAAGGAAGATGACGAGGACGTTCAATCAAACGACGGAAACGGACGGTGAGCTTCGCACCAAGCTATTGAAGGAACTGTTGGGATCTACAGGTGAACACCTGGGAATGGAACCTAATATTCATGTGGATTATGGATATAACATTCATGTAGGCAATCATTTTTATACCAATTTTAACTGTACAATATTAGATGTGTGTGAAGTTCGTATTGGAGACCATTGCTTAATGGGGCCAGATGTACATATCTATACGGCTACTCATCCACTCCATCCGCATGAACGCAATACGGGTGCAGAATATGGCAAGCCAGTCACGATTGGCAATAATGTATGGATTGGTGGTAGAGCCGTTATTAATCCAGGGGTTACCATTGGAGACAACGTGGTCATTGCTTCTGGGTCTGTGGTTACAAAGGATGTTCCCGATAATATGATCGTGGGCGGCAACCCTGCTAGAATCATTAGAGAGATTGAGCTTTAGTTTATTTTAGATAGAAGATCAATGAAAGAGAAGCGTTAATCAAGAAACTGCTGGGGAAAACGACGGATCGTTTCCTGATTGAACAGCCATTTGTATGTGATTACGGCTATAATATTGAAATTGGTGAGAACTTCTATAGCAATCATAATATTGTCATGCTGGATGGAGGCAAAATCAGTTTTGGAGATAACGTTTTTGTTGCTCCCAATTGCGGATTTTATACAGCAGGCCACCCTTACGATGTTGAGCAGCGCAATGAAGGTCTGGAGATCGTTGGACCCATCACGGTGGGCAATAATGTGTGGATCGGTGGCGGTGTGACAGTTCTTGCCGGTGTGACGATTGGGGATAATACGATCATCGGTGCAGGGAGCGTAGTGACCAAGAGTATACCGTCTGGTGTGATTGCTGCGGGTAATCCTTGCAGGGTCATTCGCAAGATAACGGAAGAAGACAAAACAAAGTACAGCAGGGATGTAGTGAAGAACATCTAGTGAAGAATAAATAAATAGTGAACAACGTGATAGCAGCTAATGAGAATGCCCGATGTATATCATCGGGTGTTTCTTTTTGCAAATAAAAATAAAATCCCCCAGACAGAAAACATGCCAAGGTATCGTATAACCGACACTTTTTCATGTGATTTGTCTGAGGGATAGAAGAATGTATCTGTTACATTTGCTTAAAGTTCCTTAAAGTTCCTTAAAGTTCCTTAACGCTGCAAACTTTTCCCGTTACTGCTGATCACTTCTTTGTACCAATGGAAGGATTTCTTGCGGTAACGTTCGAGTGTTCCTGATCCATCGTCATGACGATCAACATAGATATAACCATAACGTTTTTTCAACTGGGCTGAAGACGCACTGACAACATCAATACAACCCCATGATGTATATCCCATAATTTCAACGCCATCTTCAATAGCTTCACCAACTTGAACCAGATGATCATTCAGATACTGGATTCGGTAGTCATCTTCAACGGTTCTCTCGCCGTCCGCACCCGTGATCAACTCATCAACAGCACCAAGACCATTTTCGACAATAAACAGTGGTTTTTGATAGCGGTCATAGAACATGTTAAGCACATAACGCAATCCTTGCGGGTCAATCTGCCATCCCCATTCACTTGCTGGCAGATAAGGGTTAGGTACACCGCCAAGAAGGTTACCTTCACCTGCGATTTGTTTCTCCGGGTCTGCTGTCTGACAGATACTCATGTAATAACTGAAAGAGATAAAGTCTACTGTGTTCAGCAACATTTCCTCGTCGCCAGCTTCCATCTGAATCTCAATTCCATTTTCACGGAAATAACGTTTCATATAACCAGGGTAGCGACCTCTTACATGCACATCACCGAAGAAATAGTTGCTATGTTCGAATTCCATGACTTTAATCATATCGTCTGGATTTGGTGTCAGCGGGTAGGTAGGCATACTGAGCATCATACAACCAATCTGTGCTGTAGGAATAATCTCATGACAGAGCTTCACCGCAGAAGCACTGGCTACAAACTCATGATGGATCGCCTGATAGAGATCTTGCTTGCTAAGCTTTTCCTTAGGCGTGTAGATGCCTCCACTCATGAAGGGTGCTTCAAGAATGGAGTTGATTTCGTTAAAAGTAAGCCAGTATTTTACTTTGTTTTTATAACGTTTAAATACGGCAGTTACATAACGCTCATAGAATCCAACCATTTTCCGGTTAACCCAGCCGTCGTATTCTTTGGACAAGTGAAGAGGTGTCTCATAGTGGGATAGTGTAACCAGTGGTTCAATCCCGTATTTGTGACATTCGTCAAACAGATCGTCGTAGAACTGCAGTCCTTCTTCATTTGGTTCCAGCTCGTCCCCTTTTGGGAAAATCCGGGACCAGGCGATGGAAGTACGGAATACCTTGAAGCCCATCTCGGCAAACAGTTTCACATCTTCCTTGTAGCGATGATATAGATCGATAGCGATCAGTTTCATATTATCTTCGGTGGGTTCTTCCGTGATTGGCCCCATGATGCCTTTGGGAGCTACATCCTGAGTAGATAATCCTTTGCCGCCTTGATTGTATGCACCTTCAGCCTGGTTGGCTGCAATTGCGCCACCCCACAGGAAATTTTCCGGGAATTGATAGGTATGATTTTGAGAGTTGCTCATGTGTATCGCTCCATTCATCAAATTGATATTAAGAGGTTGTTCATGTATGACATAAAAAAAGCTTAAACGTTGTAACGGGTTACACGTCAAGTTTTACTTTTGACCTCAAATTAAGGCATACTATTATTCTAAATAAGTTCAACTAAAATTTACACGAAAACGGAGAGGACAGAAATAACCAGAAGAAGCGAAGCGGTCGCCTTTATCCCCGGATTTTCCCTTTTAGATAAGGGAATCAAAAAAATCTGGGGATAACAGCGATCGGAAGGTTGTTCTGTCATCGAAGTACCAGTGTAAATAATCTTAGTTGAACTTATATAGTTCGTTAGCAAGAAGGGAGTCTCCGATGTCCAAGTTTGATGAAATAATGAAGCGGTCCGGTTACTCAAAAGCGACTGTGTCACGCGTGATTAATCATTCTCCGCATGTTAGTGATGAAGCAAGACAAATCATAACGGATATTATGAAACAGTTGAATTATATTCCCAACCGGAATGCAATATCGTTATCTACAGGGCAAACAAAGCAGATTGGAATTGTGACCTCTACCACAGGTGAAATCATTCTTACATTCATGAATCAATTCATTGATACAGCCATGGATTTTGGGTTTCAGACGATTATCTATACATCCCGTGGAGATCCGGAGATTGAATTGCAGGCATTCGAAGATCTGCGCAGTAAACGAGTAGATGGGCTAGTTATTATTGCTTGTGTCAATGACCCTCGGAAATTAAAGGCTTATATGGAGTATGGGCCCATTGTCTCCTGGCAGCGAATGGGGAATGACGAGATTCCGTCTGTTGCGATGGATCAGGCAGAAGGGTATAAGTTAGCTCTGGAGCATCTGGTATCAAGAGGGTACACTCGAATTGCGAATGCATTTGGCAGGGCTGAAAGTTTGAATACCCAGAGCCGACGTGAAGCCTATGAATCTTTCATGAAAAGCAGAGGGTTGCATGTATGGACTGAAGCATATCAATATTCCGTATTCAGCTCCTCCGATGGCGAAGAAGCGATGCGAAGAATGGCTGAAGGGTCAGAACTTCCGCAGGCCGTATTATGTTCAAATGATTATGCAGCCATAGGCATTCTGAGTGAAGCACGCAGACGGAATATTCAGGTACCGGAACAACTCGCAATTGTGGGGTTTGATGATATCGAGCTTTCCCGTGTTCTCGGAATCACGACCATACACAATCCGATTGCGGAGCAAGCCACCCAGGCTTTCCATCAGTTGTGGGCCGTATTGGGTAAAATGGAGTTGCAGACCGAACAGCTGACATACCAGCTGATTGAGCGTGAGACGACTTGAATCTATAAGACCTGATGTGGGAATCTGGTTTTATGGATTCAATAATTATTCAAATTTGAAGCATCTTCGAGTCAAACTCATACGTTATACTGAAGATGTGCTTTAGAACGACATATCTGTACAGAGATGTCGCTGAGGTTTTTGTATCATGTTACAAGTTACATATTTCACAAACGATTAGCGGGAAAGGTGAGAATGGACTTTATGAAGACAGTGACAGGCCGATTCAGAATTGCGGGCATATGGGAGGGTGTATCCTTACTTCTATTGATTTTTATTGCTATGCCTCTGAAATATTTTGCAGATATCTCTTCCGCTGTAGCCGTAATGGGCATGATTCATGGTATTTTGTTTCCTTTGTACCTTATTGCGCTTGTTCACTTGGCTCTGGTCAAAAAGTGGAAGATAACGCGCTGGCTGATGGGTGGACTCGCGGGTCTATTGCCGTTTGGAACTTTTGTATTTGAATCTTATCTTCGGAAGAGAAATTGGAAATAAAGATCAATAAGAATAAATGAAAGCAGGCGACTAATTCAGATGTTATCCGAATTGTCGCCTGTTACTTTCTGTACAAGTACTACTTTACTGTGCCTTGCTGACGATCAGACAGCAGGCTTACGTCAAAATCGCCAGAGGCATTTGACACAGGTGCATACGCCGAGAAGGAAGTAACAACTACCAGGGCAGTGAACAGAAATACGAATGATTTTTTCATACCATAACCTCTTTCATATGGGGATATATTCCATTTGATTCTAACGCACATAGGTTATACTTGAAAAGAAAAAGTTTAAAATGAGCAAGCTATTGAATGACTGAAAGGATTGAGCTTCTATGAAAGATATTCATGAGTTAACATCCATAGAAATGGTTGAAGAAGCTATTCAACAACATGAATTGGTTTTTTTGTATGTATCTCGTCCAGAGTGCAGTGTATGTCACGCTTTACTCCCCAAGATCAGGACGTTGCTTGAACCCTATCCAACAGTATACCTGGGTCACATGAATGCTAATGAAGTGGAAGAGGTTGCATCCAAGTTTCTTGTTTTCACCGTTCCAACAATGATCATGCTTGTGGAGCAGAAGGAATATATTCGAGCGGATCGTTTTGTTCGCTTGGAACGTCTGGAAGAGCAGCTGCAACAGATTCACTCCATGTATATCCAGGATGAGGAATAGAAGCTAAAGCTTCATGAACGGCGGCTCATACATAAGCCGTTTTTTTTGCGCCCGGAGTGACATATAGCTATGAATAAAGTACATGATGCCTGAACTCACAAATTAAAGTGTTGCCATGAAAACGGTTTTATGATAATTTAAACATTATAAAAACGTTTTTATAGTAAAGGAACAAAACTTATGGCTAAGATAACGATTAAAGATGTAGCAAGGGAA
This window contains:
- a CDS encoding DapH/DapD/GlmU-related protein is translated as MLDGGKISFGDNVFVAPNCGFYTAGHPYDVEQRNEGLEIVGPITVGNNVWIGGGVTVLAGVTIGDNTIIGAGSVVTKSIPSGVIAAGNPCRVIRKITEEDKTKYSRDVVKNI
- a CDS encoding glycoside hydrolase family 1 protein → MSNSQNHTYQFPENFLWGGAIAANQAEGAYNQGGKGLSTQDVAPKGIMGPITEEPTEDNMKLIAIDLYHRYKEDVKLFAEMGFKVFRTSIAWSRIFPKGDELEPNEEGLQFYDDLFDECHKYGIEPLVTLSHYETPLHLSKEYDGWVNRKMVGFYERYVTAVFKRYKNKVKYWLTFNEINSILEAPFMSGGIYTPKEKLSKQDLYQAIHHEFVASASAVKLCHEIIPTAQIGCMMLSMPTYPLTPNPDDMIKVMEFEHSNYFFGDVHVRGRYPGYMKRYFRENGIEIQMEAGDEEMLLNTVDFISFSYYMSICQTADPEKQIAGEGNLLGGVPNPYLPASEWGWQIDPQGLRYVLNMFYDRYQKPLFIVENGLGAVDELITGADGERTVEDDYRIQYLNDHLVQVGEAIEDGVEIMGYTSWGCIDVVSASSAQLKKRYGYIYVDRHDDGSGTLERYRKKSFHWYKEVISSNGKSLQR
- a CDS encoding LacI family DNA-binding transcriptional regulator produces the protein MSKFDEIMKRSGYSKATVSRVINHSPHVSDEARQIITDIMKQLNYIPNRNAISLSTGQTKQIGIVTSTTGEIILTFMNQFIDTAMDFGFQTIIYTSRGDPEIELQAFEDLRSKRVDGLVIIACVNDPRKLKAYMEYGPIVSWQRMGNDEIPSVAMDQAEGYKLALEHLVSRGYTRIANAFGRAESLNTQSRREAYESFMKSRGLHVWTEAYQYSVFSSSDGEEAMRRMAEGSELPQAVLCSNDYAAIGILSEARRRNIQVPEQLAIVGFDDIELSRVLGITTIHNPIAEQATQAFHQLWAVLGKMELQTEQLTYQLIERETT
- a CDS encoding DUF3817 domain-containing protein is translated as MKTVTGRFRIAGIWEGVSLLLLIFIAMPLKYFADISSAVAVMGMIHGILFPLYLIALVHLALVKKWKITRWLMGGLAGLLPFGTFVFESYLRKRNWK
- a CDS encoding thioredoxin family protein, whose translation is MKDIHELTSIEMVEEAIQQHELVFLYVSRPECSVCHALLPKIRTLLEPYPTVYLGHMNANEVEEVASKFLVFTVPTMIMLVEQKEYIRADRFVRLERLEEQLQQIHSMYIQDEE